A region from the Wansuia hejianensis genome encodes:
- the feoB gene encoding ferrous iron transporter B: MGLTSHSVGRHAVDSGLEIHRHSPSDRIIAVAGNPNVGKSTVFNGLTGMKQHTGNWPGKTVANAQGYCTSDKNTYILVDIPGTYSLMAHSAEEEVARNFICFGGPDAVLVVCDATCLERNLNLVLQILEITGHAAVCVNLMDEAERKQIHINLKLLSEKLGVPVIGTTGRDKRSVRKILDVLDQLSEKEGPDEGCRILYSQPLEAAISLLEPEVRAAAGGNINSRWASLRLLGGDKKLIGEMDQSLGIQLEKDEAVAKAMKKADALLLDNGMGQGEREDCIVSALVRQAEEICREVVCCEKDEYHETDRKIDRLLTGKWVGYPVMLGLLAVIFWLTITGANYPSRLLSEGLFWIQEKLTLLFEYLHAPAWLHGALVLGVYRVLAWVVSVMLPPMAIFFPLFTLLEDVGYLPRVAYNLDKPFHKCGACGKQSLSMCMGFGCNAAGVIGCRIIDSPRERLLAILTNSFVPCNGRFPQPYEQKEFRNLFVF; encoded by the coding sequence ATGGGGCTGACCAGTCATTCTGTAGGGAGGCATGCAGTGGATTCTGGGCTTGAAATCCACAGGCACAGCCCTTCCGACCGTATTATAGCTGTAGCAGGTAATCCCAACGTGGGGAAAAGCACTGTCTTTAACGGGCTGACAGGGATGAAGCAGCACACCGGCAACTGGCCGGGAAAGACTGTTGCCAACGCGCAGGGGTATTGTACGTCAGATAAAAATACTTATATCTTAGTGGATATTCCGGGGACTTATTCTCTGATGGCGCATTCGGCAGAAGAAGAAGTGGCCCGGAATTTTATCTGCTTCGGCGGACCGGACGCAGTCCTGGTTGTCTGTGATGCCACCTGTCTGGAACGGAACCTGAATCTGGTGCTGCAGATCCTGGAAATTACCGGACATGCGGCTGTCTGCGTCAATCTGATGGATGAGGCGGAAAGGAAGCAGATTCATATTAATCTGAAACTGCTGTCAGAAAAGCTGGGCGTCCCGGTCATAGGCACGACAGGGAGAGACAAACGCAGCGTGCGGAAGATCCTCGATGTGCTGGATCAGCTTTCAGAAAAAGAAGGGCCGGATGAAGGCTGCAGGATTCTTTATTCTCAGCCGTTGGAGGCTGCAATTTCTCTTCTGGAACCGGAGGTACGGGCAGCAGCCGGCGGGAACATCAACAGCCGTTGGGCCAGCCTCAGGCTTCTGGGAGGTGATAAAAAGCTAATCGGTGAAATGGATCAGAGCCTTGGGATCCAGCTTGAAAAAGATGAGGCGGTGGCTAAAGCCATGAAAAAGGCAGACGCACTTCTGCTTGACAACGGAATGGGCCAGGGAGAGCGGGAAGACTGCATCGTATCCGCCCTGGTCAGACAGGCGGAGGAAATCTGCCGGGAAGTGGTCTGCTGTGAAAAAGATGAATATCACGAAACAGACCGGAAAATAGACCGTCTGCTGACGGGAAAATGGGTGGGCTATCCGGTGATGCTGGGGCTGCTGGCCGTGATATTCTGGCTTACGATTACCGGAGCAAACTATCCCTCCCGGCTGCTGTCGGAAGGCCTGTTCTGGATACAGGAAAAACTGACCCTGTTATTCGAATATCTGCATGCTCCCGCCTGGCTTCACGGAGCGCTGGTGCTGGGAGTTTACCGGGTATTGGCCTGGGTGGTGTCTGTCATGCTGCCTCCCATGGCAATATTTTTTCCATTGTTTACCCTCCTGGAAGACGTGGGTTACCTTCCGAGAGTTGCCTATAATCTGGATAAACCCTTTCATAAATGCGGAGCCTGCGGCAAACAGTCTCTGAGCATGTGCATGGGATTCGGATGTAACGCTGCCGGGGTGATCGGCTGCCGGATCATCGATTCGCCGAGGGAACGGCTGTTGGCAATCCTGACTAACAGCTTCGTGCCCTGCAACGGCCGTTTTCCGCAACCATACGAACAGAAAGAATTCAGGAATTTATTCGTTTTTTAA
- a CDS encoding FeoA family protein codes for MRSLKDLKPGEKAVVAELHMEGGMRRRLQDIGLIKGTAVECLGRSPGGDPSAYLIRGAVIAIREEDSASIFIC; via the coding sequence ATGAGATCGTTAAAAGATTTAAAGCCGGGAGAAAAAGCGGTCGTCGCAGAATTGCATATGGAAGGCGGAATGCGCCGGCGGCTTCAGGATATCGGACTGATTAAAGGTACTGCTGTAGAATGCCTGGGACGCAGTCCTGGGGGAGATCCTTCAGCATATCTGATCCGGGGCGCTGTCATCGCTATCCGCGAGGAAGACAGCGCCTCAATTTTTATCTGTTAG
- a CDS encoding transketolase C-terminal domain-containing protein, with translation MPIVKASKDRVQTGVHFMLGNYALVEGAISAGCNFFGGYPITPANEISERMSQRLPEVGGKFVQGEDELFSIFACTAASLAGGKVMTATASAGYNYMQEGLGYAYTIEAPLVVADVQRCRGENYASQADVYQMRYGASGDYEAIVVCPSSVQELYDYMIWAFNLAEEYRNPVIVMSETTIALMRERLDIPEASQIDLYNRNYTSLPPEEYLPFAAPEFGCPNFAPLGEGYHTIYSLNPHDEKGSIDWDPEVFERLYKRICGKVRENADKICRTETFMMDDAEYAIVAYGSEVRPSIEAAEKARECGIKVGVLKLCNVWPVPEKAIAEVSKNVSKIFAVEMNMGKYVNEIARVAAGRCEVIPVTKNLGLVHTGYEILNEIKKGVK, from the coding sequence ATGCCAATTGTAAAAGCATCAAAAGACCGTGTGCAGACCGGAGTGCATTTTATGCTGGGGAATTACGCACTGGTGGAAGGCGCCATCAGCGCCGGCTGTAATTTCTTCGGTGGCTATCCCATTACGCCTGCCAATGAGATTTCGGAGAGAATGTCTCAGAGGCTGCCGGAGGTGGGAGGCAAGTTCGTGCAGGGGGAAGACGAGCTGTTTTCTATTTTTGCGTGTACAGCCGCATCCCTGGCAGGAGGCAAGGTTATGACAGCTACCGCCAGCGCCGGCTATAATTATATGCAGGAGGGGCTGGGCTACGCGTACACGATCGAAGCGCCGCTGGTTGTGGCGGATGTGCAGAGATGCCGCGGCGAGAACTATGCCAGCCAGGCGGACGTCTACCAGATGAGGTATGGGGCCAGCGGCGATTATGAAGCGATTGTCGTATGTCCTTCGTCGGTACAGGAGCTTTACGATTATATGATCTGGGCGTTTAACCTGGCAGAAGAATACAGGAATCCTGTTATTGTCATGTCAGAGACGACGATTGCCCTGATGCGTGAACGGCTGGATATTCCTGAAGCTTCCCAGATTGACCTTTATAATAGGAATTATACCTCGCTGCCGCCGGAGGAATATCTGCCCTTTGCTGCTCCTGAGTTTGGCTGTCCTAATTTCGCGCCTCTGGGCGAGGGCTATCATACGATTTATTCCCTGAATCCCCATGATGAGAAAGGAAGCATCGACTGGGACCCGGAAGTGTTTGAACGTCTGTATAAGAGGATCTGCGGCAAGGTACGTGAGAACGCTGATAAGATCTGCCGAACCGAGACCTTCATGATGGATGATGCTGAATACGCGATTGTAGCATATGGCAGTGAAGTCCGTCCTTCCATAGAAGCGGCTGAGAAAGCCAGAGAATGCGGTATTAAGGTAGGAGTATTAAAGCTCTGCAACGTATGGCCGGTTCCGGAGAAAGCCATCGCAGAAGTGTCGAAGAATGTTTCCAAGATTTTTGCAGTTGAAATGAACATGGGCAAGTATGTGAATGAAATTGCAAGAGTTGCCGCGGGGCGGTGTGAGGTAATCCCTGTGACCAAGAATTTGGGTCTGGTACATACCGGTTATGAGATTTTAAATGAGATCAAAAAGGGGGTTAAGTAA